The DNA window GCCCAGGCGCGCGACGTCGGCCTGCACGTGGTCGTGGCCCGGCGCTCCGGTGGTGCGTCGCGCGCGCTCTACGAACCCGTCATCCAGTCGCTCCGCGACCTCGCCATGCCCGGCCTGCTGCTCTCCGGCAGCCCGGACGAGGGCTACCTGATCGGCAACCAGAAGCCGCAGCCCGCTCCCGCCGGCCGTGGCCGGCTGGTGTCGCGCGACCGCGGGGTCGAGGTCGTCCAGATGGCGTGGTCCGACCCGACGATGTAGCGGGCCGCAGCCCTCAGACGTGCGTGTGCTCGCCGGGACCGTTGATCTTGGTGCCGGGCAGGTCCTTCAGGTCGTAGGTGACCTCGAAGGTACGGCGGTAGCCGGTGTGGGCGACCCGCCAGCCCTCCGGCGTCCGCACGTAGCGGTCGGAGTAGAAGGCCGCGCCCTCGAGCATGAACTGGAAGGCCGGGACGATCACCTTGTCCTGGAGGTACCAGCGTGCCGTCGCGGTGTCCCCGTCGACCTCGATCTCGGGGTGGTGCACCTGGTGCATGGTGAGGAAGCCCTCAGGGAGGTTCTCCTTCATGTAGGAGACCAGCGCGTCCCGGTTGTCGAAGAGCAGGCCGTTGTAGTCGCCCGTCGTGTCGGGGACGAAGCAGTCGGCGAACTCGTCCCACTGCTTGGTGTCCAGGGTGCGCAGGTAGCGGTACTTCAGCTGGCTGATCGCGGTGATGTCGTCCACAAAACTAGAACGTATTCTAGTTTTCCCGACCAGAACAGCCGAACGTTTGACCTGGATGTAACGCAGGGTCAACCTCCCGGCGATGTGAACGATCCAATCTTGTCCTGTCAGGCCGTCCCATCCACCGGCGGCCGGACGACGAACTGATCACCACACCTGATCCGGGAGGTCCCGATGGACGAGCAGCTCACCCTTGAAACGCCGATCGACCGCGTCGCAGAGCAGCGTGCGCTGCTGCGGCTGCGCCACTCCGCCGCACTGACCAACCTGATGGTCGAGCGGGAGGACCTGCGCGGCGTGCACGCGCTGGCCGACACCATCGACGACGCGATCCGCTGGTCGGCCTGACCCCAGGCGACGCCCCGCCGGGGACCCGCCCGAAAGTGGCGGACCCCGGCGGAGGCCGCACCCGCGGACGACCGTCGTCGTTATAGTCGCGGCGTGATCTTCAAGCGCGTCGGCGTCGGGAGGCCCTACCCCGACCACGGACTGACGTCTCGTGGGTGGGCCGACGTGCCGCCGCGCCAGATCCGCCTGGACCTGCTGGTCACGACGAAGGACACGCTCCAGCTCGCCGCCCTCCTCGACGAGGACTCCACCTTCTACGGCGACCTCTTCGCCCACGTCGTCGAGTGGCAGGGCGAGTACTACCTCGAGGACGGCCTGCACCGCGCGCTCCGCGCGGCGCTCCAGCAGCGCAACATCCTGCACGCGCGCGTGCACACGATGGAGGGCTGATGACGCAGCCGATGCGGACCGCCCTCACCCTGGTGGCGCTCGGGGTGCTGCTCGTCCTCGCCGCCCTGTGGGGGTGGAACGCCGCGATGAAGCCGCTGCCGGCGAAGGTCGACAGCGCCGTCTGCGTCGACACCGACGTGGCCGCGGGCGAGAAGGTCTACCCCCAGCAGGTCACCGTCAGCGTCTACAACGCCGGCCGCCGCGAGGGCCTGGCCGGGCGCACCATGCAGCTGTTGACGGACGAGGGCTTCGCGAAGGGCAACGCCGGCAACGCGGCGTCGGCGAAGGTGAGCACGATCGCGATCTGGACGACGACGCCGAAGAACCCCGACGTACGCCTGGTCGCCAGCTACTTCGACCACCCCAAGATCGAGCGCCGGGACGGTCCCGGCGCCGGGGTCACCGTCATCGTCGGTGACGGGTTCAAGACCCTCGCCAAGGGCGCGGGGGCCGCGCGCGCCGCGAGCGACGCCACCATCTGCAGCCCGCCGGTGACCTGACCGCTCAGCGCGGACGCCGGTCCTTCTCGCCGAGCCACTGCGCGAGCCGACCGTGCTCGCTGATCTGGCGCAGCCGCTCCTCGGTCTTCTCCCGCAGCTTGCGCGGGGTGACGACGAGCAGGTCGTCGCCGTGCCGGAGCACCGTGCGCTGCTCGGGAATGATCGTCCTCCCGTCGCGGATGACCATCGACACCGAGGACCCCTGCGGGAGCCGCAGCTCGCCGACCTCGACGCCGTGCATCCGGGAGACCGGGCTGATCGTCACCTGCAGCAGGTCGGCCGCGATCCGCTCGAGCGGGGCGGCCTCGACCTCGAGCCCCCGCGGCTCGGAGCGACGGGCCACCTTCAGCACCCGGGCGACCAGGGGCAGCGTGGGTCCGGTCAGCAGGGTGTAGATGACGACCATGACGAAGACGATGTCGAAGAGCCGCTTCGACTGGTCGATCCCTTCCGCGAGCGGGATGGTCATCAGCACGATCGGTACGGCGCCGCGCAGCCCGGCCCAGGAGATGAAGCCCAGCTCGCGCCACGGCATCGGCTGCACGATGGAGCTGACCAGCACCGAGAGCGGGCGGGCGACGAAGGTCAGGATCAGGCCGGCCAGCACGGCGAGCCCGACGGTCTCCCAGGAGATCCGGCTGGGCGAGAGCAACAGCCCGAGCATCACGAACAGCCCGATCTGGGCCAGCCAGGCGACACCCTCGGCGAAGGAGCGGGTGGCCGCCCGGTGCGGGAGCTCCATGTTGCCGAGCACCAGCGCCGACACGTAGACGGCGGCGAACCCGGACGCGTGGACGGACGTCGCGACGCCGTACGCGAGGAACGTGAGCGAGAGGACGGCCAGCGGGTAGAGACCGGACGACGGGAGCGCCGCGCGACGCATCACCCACGCACCGCCGAAGCCGGCGGCGAGCCCGATCGCGGTGCCGGCCGCGAGCTCGTAGCCGATGATCCCGAAGAGCGCCAGCGGCCCGTGCTCGTCGACGGCACCGGACGCGACGAGCGTCACGAGCACGACCGTCGGAGCGTCGTTCAGGCCGGACTCGGCCTCGAGCGAACCGGTGAGCTTCTTGGGCAGCGGCACGACGCGGAGCACCGAGAACACCGCCGCGGCGTCCGTCGGCGAGGTCACCGCGCCGAGCAGCAGGGCCAGCTCCCACGGGAGGCCGAGGACGAAGTGGGCGCCGACCGCGACGACCGTCACCGACACCGCGACCCCGATGGTCGCCAGCGAGACGCCGAGCCGGATCGAGGGACGCATCTCGCGCCAGCTGGTGGTGAGACCACCCTCGGCCAGGATGATCGCGAGCGCCGCGAAGCCCAGGGCGTGCGCGAGCTCGGCGTCCTCGAACTCGATGCCGAGACCCTTCTCCCCGAGGGCGACGCCCATGAGGAGGTAGATCAGCAGGCTGGGCAGCCCGGCACGCGACGAGAGTCGGACGGCGAGAATCGCCAGGAGCGTGACCGCAGATCCGACGAGCACGAAGGTGTCGAGCTCGTGGACATTGAAAGACACAGGTCACCTCGGCGTTCGTCGGGGCGGCGGGTACGCAGTCTATCGGCGCGGGACGCGACCTCTTGGCCTGCCGACCGCGCGTGGAACTGGAACTTGTTCTAGATTTGCCTCATGAGCACTTCCGGTACCGCCCTGCCCGACGTCCTGCCCGCCTCCGCGCTGGGCGACGAGCCCGAGCGGTACGACGTCGTCGTGGTCGGCTTCGGGATCGCGGGCGGCTGCGCGGCGCTCGAGGCGGCCCGGGCCGGTGCACGGGTGCTGCTGCTCGAGCGGGCGGCCGTGCACGGGGGCACCTCGTCGATGTCCGGCGGGCACTTCTACCTCGGCGGCGGGACGGCGGTGCAGGTCGCGACCGGGCACGAGGACTCGCCCGACGAGATGTACAAGTACCTCGTCGCGGTCTCCAAGGAGCCCGAGCACGACAAGATCCGCGCGTACTGCGACGGCTCGGTCGAGCACTTCGACTGGCTGGAGGCGCTGGGCTTCGAGTTCGAGCGCTCCTACTACCCGGAGAAGGCGGTGATCCAGCCCGGGACGCAGGGGCTGATGTTCACCGGCAACGAGAAGGTGTGGCCGTTCAAGCAGGAGGCGGTGCCGGCGCCGCGCGGCCACAAGGTGCCGGTCCCGGGCGACACCGAGGGCACCAAGATGGTGATGGACCTGCTGCGTGCCCGCGTCGAGGAGGCCGGCGTCGAGGTCCGCTACGAGACGGGGGCGACCAACCTCGTCGTCAAGGACGGCGCCGTGGTCGGCGTGGCCTGGCGGTCCTTCGACAAGCACGGCGCGATCGCCGCTTCGGCCGTGGTCGTCGCCGCCGGCGGCTTCGTGATGAACCCCGACATGGTCGCGGCGTACACGCCCTCGCTGGCCGAGAAGCCCTTCACCCTGGGCTCGACCTACGACGACGGGCTCGGCATCCGCCTCGGGGCGTCGGTCGGCGCCGAGCTCAAGCACATGGAGGAGCCGTTCATCACGGCGCCGTTCTACCCGCCGTCGGCCCTGATGACGGGCTTCATCGTCAACTCCTCCGGGGAGCGCTTCGTGGCCGAGGACTGCTACCACTCGCGGACGTCGCAGTTCGTGATGGAGCAGCCCGACCACACGGCGTACCTCATCGTCGACAGCGAGCACGTGGAGTACCCGAAGTTCCCGCTGGTGCCGCTGATCGACGGCTTCGAGACGATCGCCGAGCTGGAGACCTCCCTGTCACTGCCGAGCGGGTCGGTCGCCGCGACGCTCGAGCGCTACAACGAGATGGCGGAGGCCGGCGAGGACCTCGACTTCCACAAGGGCGCCGAGTGGCTGGCGCCCCAGGGCACCGGCCCGTGGGCGGTCTTCGACCTGCGGCTCGGCAAGGCGATCTACGCCGGCTTCACCCTCGGTGGCGTCCGGGTGTCGGTCGACGGCGAGGCGCAGCGTCCCGACGGCTCCGTCATCCCCGGCCTGTACGCCGCCGGTGCCTGCGCGTCCAACATCGCCCAGGACGGCAAGGGCTACTGCTCCGGCACGCAGCTCGGCGAGGGGTCGTTCTTCGGGCGGCGGGCGGGGCGTCACGCTGCGGGGGTTTCACCGGCTACCCGGTGAAACCCGCAGCCCCCGTACGCTCGCCCCATGACCGACCGGCTCCGGGTGGCGAGCAGGGCCAACGTGCCGCCGTTCCACGTGATGGACCTGCTGGCGGCATCGGCGGCGCGGCAGCGGACCCACGGCGACATGCTCAACCTGCTGGCCGGGCAGCCGATGACCGGGGCACCGGTGCCGGTGCGCGAGGAGGCGAAGCGGCTGCTCGACTCGGGTGACCCGCTGGGCTACACGCCGGCCGCCGGGATCCTCGAGCTGCGCGAGGCGATCGCGCGGCACCACAAGCGGGCGCACGGGATCGACGTCACGCCCGACGAGGTCGTGGTGACGACCGGCAGCAGCGGCGGGTTCCTGCTGGCGTTCCTGGCGGCGTTCGACGTGGGCGACCGGGTGGCGATGGCCCGACCCGGCTACCCCTGCTACCGCAACGTCCTGACCGCGCTCGGGTGCGAGGTGGTCGAGATCCCGACCGGCCCGGAGACCCGCTTCCAGCCGACCGTCGCCCAGCTCCAGGAGCTGGGCGACCTCCAGGGGCTCGTCGTCGCCAGCCCCGCCAACCCCACCGGCACGATGCTGCTCCCCAGCGAGCTGGCCGCCCTCGCGTCGTACTGCGAGGAGCAGCAGATCCAGCTGATCTCCGACGAGATCTACCACGGGATCGAGTACGCCGAGCCGCACCTCGCGCGCAGCGCCTGGGAGACCAGCCGCGAGGCGGTCGTCTTCTCGAGCTTCTCCAAGTACTTCTCCATGACCGGCTGGCGGATCGGCTGGATGCTGGTCCCCGAACGCCTGCAGCGGGCGGTCGACGTGCTGACCGGCAACTTCACGATCTGCCCGCCGGTGATCGCCCAGCGCGCCTGCCTGGCGGCCTTCGACGACGCGTCGTACGCCGAGCTCGACGGCCACGTCGCGCGCTACGCGGACAACCGCCGGCTCCTGCTCGACGGCCTGCCCCGGCTGGGCATCACCGAGCTGGCCCCGGCCGACGGCGCCTTCTACGTGTACGCCGACGTCGGGCACCTCACCGACGACACGATGGTCTTCGCCCACCACCTGCTGCAGACCGCCGGCGTCGCCGTGGCGCCGGGCATCGACTTCGACACCGTCGACGGCAGCCGCTTCGTGCGGCTCAGCTTCGCCGGTCCCGGCAGCGAGATCGAGGAGGCGCTCGAGCGCCTCTCCACAGCCCTCGACCGCTGAGGTTTCTCCACAGTCGCCGTCCGGCGAGCCTCCCCGTACGACGAAGGGGGACGCCATGCTCACCGACACCACCGGCATCCGACAGCTGGCCCGGCAGCTGCGCGAGCGCGCCGAGGAGATCCGGGCCGAGGCCGCGTTCGTACGACGCCGCACCGACGACGTGCCCTGGCAAGGCCGTGCCGCGGACGCGATGCGGACCCAGGTGGCGGCCCAGCTGACCGTGCTCGCGGCGACCGCCGACCTGCACGACGACGCGGCCGCGGCCCTCGACCGCCATGCCGGCGCCGTGGAGTCGGTCGGCGGCGCCGTCGCCGGCGTCCTGCACGACCTCGGGAGCCTGCTGTGAGCGGCGCGGACATCACGCGCGTCACCGGCGGTGCGGGCGGCATCGCCGCGACGTACGACGCGGTGCGCGCCCTCGCCGACGTCCTCGACGCGACCGGCGACGAGCTGAGGTCCTGGTCGGCAGACGTCCTCCGGGCGCTCGCCGACCCGGATCTGGTGTCCTCGGCACCGCTGTCCCCGCCGACGTTCGCGGCCGCCGAGGGCGCGCTGCTCGCGACGGTCAACGGGCCGTACGGGCTGCTGCCGGGCTCCGTCGGCTGGGAGGCCGAGGCCGAGCTCGTCCGCGTCGCGCTGGCGACCCTCGAGGCGAGCGACGACGCGGTCGGTCTCGCCCTGGACACCTTGGACTGGCGGCTGGGGCTCGCCGCCGGTGCCGCGCTCCGGGGCGCCGGCCCCGCGGGCGCCGTCGCGCTGCACACCATGCCGCCGCGCCTCCGCGAACGCCTGGGCGACGCCGCCCAGCGGTGGATCGTGCAGCATCCGGGGGCGCTCCAGCACCTGGTCAACGGCGGCGGCGGCCTCCTCACCGGCCTGTCGCCACTGCCGGTCCTCGTCCCCGACAACCGCACCGCGGCCGCGATCATGGCCGCGGCGTACGACGACGGCACAGCCGTCACCACCCGGCGGCCCGACCTCGTCGTCCCCGCCGGTGGCCGTCAGCCCGACTCGGTCGAGGCGCTCGTGGACCACCTGTCGGAGGTGGCGGCGCTGTCGCCCGACCCCGATTCGCGGGACAACGGCACGATCGAGGTCCAGACGCTCGACGGCGGCACCGACCGGGCCCGTCACGTCGTCTACCTCCCCGGCACCGACGACCTCGGCACGCTGCCGTGGACCGCCGACCATGACGTCCGCGACCTCGGCGGCGACCTGCGCTCCGCGGCCGGCGAGGACACGGCGTACCAACGCGGCATCCTCGACGCCATGCACCGGGCCGGCGTCGGCGCGCACGAGCCTGTGCTCCTCGTGGGCCACTCCCTCGGCGGGATGGAGGCCGCGGCGCTGGCCAGCCGCGACACCGGGTTCGCGATCACCGACGTGGTCACGGCCGGGTCGCCGACCGCCCAGGTCGACGGCTTCCCCGACGGCGTGCACGTGCTGTCGCTCGAGCACCGCGGCGACATCGTGCCGATGCTCGACGGGGCCGACAACCCGGACACCGTCCAGCAGACGACGGTCGCCTTCGACGACGGCGGTCCCGCCGCGGTCGTGGCGCGGCACGGCTACGACCACTACGTCGCCGGCGCCGCCGCCGTCGACGCGTCCGCGGACCCGTCCCTGGTCGCCCAGCGGGCGTGTCTTCACGGCCGTGGCTTCCTGGACGGCTCCGCCACCCACGTCACCAGCCAGGTCTTCCAGGTCACGCGCCGCTAGAGGAGACCCTCAGGTGTCCGCGATCGCCTCCCGGTCGAACTCGGCCTTGCCGGTGCCCCAGCCAGCGAGGCCGGCGATCGCGACCGCGGCGAGGACGCCGGCGCATGACGCCTCGACGATGCCGGCCGAGAACATCCCGTCACTGCCCCGGAACGACAAGATCGCCCATCCCCCGAGGATGCCGACGACGGCCGCGGGGACGGCCGCGACGAGCACCGGGAAGACGAACTCGACCAGGTTGGCCCCTCGGAGGACGCGCTGCCTGGTCCCGATCGCGGAGAGCGCCATGACCGAACGAGTCCGCTCCCACCGGCTCTCCAGCGAGGTCAGGAGGAACGAACAGACACTCAGCAGGATGCCCAGGGCAGCGGCGGCTCGTACGGTTCCCGCCTGCTGGCGGTAGACGGCGTACTGGTCGGCGTTCTTGAGACCAGCGTCGATGCGCAGGTCGGGGAACGTGGTCGTGAGGGCGCGCACGGTCGAGTCGTAGGTGCCGTCGCTCCGGCTGACCCAGTAGGTGATGTCGCCGTCCTCGAGGTCTCGCGCCCAGCCCGCGTCCTGCACCGGGAACTTGAGCGACCAGCTGACGTCGGAGGTCTCCCCAGCCGCAGGGACGTGGAGCCGGTGGCCCGCGATCGTGACGGTCTGCGGCGCACCGGTGCCCGATCCGGGGCCCAGCTGGACGGCGTCCACGCACGGCCCGGGACGCAGGAAGACTGTGGCGGCCTGGCGTTCGACGGCTTCGCAGTCACCCACCTCGACCGACACCATGCCGCCGGCAGGAGTCCGCACGGACGTCTCGATCGTGTACGGACCGGCTGGCAGGTCGCGGAGCCAGTGTGGATCGGCGCGGATGCTGGCCACCTCGAACGTCACGGTCGCCTCGTCCGGGTCTCCGAAGGCACCCCGGTGGAGGGAAGCGAGAAACGCCGCGCTGAGACCAGCGAGCATGACGGCGCACGAGACGAACGCGACCAGCCGACGAGAGGTGGTCACCCGGTAGGCCGCTCCGCGGAGCCCGAGCGCGAACGTCGGCCCGGTTCGGCTGGCGGCCGCGTCGCCGAGGCCGGCGATCAGGCTCGGGATGCCGATGATGATGGCGCCGACACCGGCGAGCACGGCGACCGCGATGTAGCCGGCGAAGGTGTCGTTGGTCCACCGAGTGGACGGATGGAGCCACCCGTTGAGGGCGACGACGGCCAGGAAGCCGACGGAGGGAACCCCCAGCACGAGCCCCACCGCTGCCGAGATCCGACCCGGGCGGCGTCCCCGCTGTGACCTGGTCCGGGTGGCCTCGATCCGCATGGACCGGCGCGCTGTCAGGTTGACGACCACGACCGTGGCCACCCCGGCGACGAGCACCGCCGCCCCACCGAGGGCACCCTGGTCGGGCCACCAGTACACGCCCAGCCACCCCGACGAGCCGAGAGGCGCCTGGGTCGTTTCGTACGCGGCAGTCCCCACGACGAACCCCGCCACCGCGACCACCGACATCTCCCAGGCGTACAGGCGAGCGGTCCGCGACGGCGACATGCCAGCGAGTCCCAGCGCGAAGGTGCGCTTGGACCGGCTGACCGCCGACAGTCGCAGCGCGGTGAGCAGGAAGATGGCCGCGGGCGCGAGGACGAGGAGCGCGAGCTCGATGACGACCAGGAAGCTCAGCCCGCCCGACGTCACCGCTGCGGGGTTGTGGAACGCCGTGACCACGGGACGGCGGTCGGCCTGCCCCGGAGCATGCGCTCCCGCCTCCTGGCCGGCCGCCGTGTAGGAGAACAGCTCGTCGGGGCCGGTGAGCCCGGCGGCGCCGATGGTCGCTGGGGCGATCGGCCCGATCGTCGCGGCGACGTCCGGATCAGCCTCGGCGAGGTCCCGCAACGCCGGTGACACGATCGACTCACCGCTCGCCGGCCACTGCGCGACGCCCGGCGGACGCGGCGCGCGCGACCCGGCGCCGGTGACGGTGGCACGGGTCCAGACCCGGTCGTGGACGGTGATCGACGCCGATTGGATCCGCAACCCGTGTGCGGCGCTCTGCTCACTGAGCACCGGAGCCCGGTCGACCTCGACCTCGTGGGCCGCCGTCGCCACCCGGGGGGCGGCGATCCCGACCAGTGCGGCGTAGACCGCCAGAGCGACACCGAACGCCATGGCCACCAGCCGTACGGCGTCGCGGCGGCCGGCGCCACGAACCAGCGTGATCGCCAGGCGGACGTCACGCCCGGTCCGCAAGGCGCACTCCGTCCGTGTCGCCCGTGATCACACCGTCAGTGAGCGAGATGGAGCGGTCGAAGCGTGAAGCCACCTCGGGGTCGTGGGTGACGGCGACGAGCAGACCATCGATCTGGCGCACCTGGTCGAGCAGCAGGTCGAGGACGACGTCGCGGTTGTGCTGGTCGAGCGCGCCGGTCGGCTCGTCCGCGAACACGATGGCCGGCCGGAGTGCTACGGACCGGCCCACGGCGCAGCGTTGCGCCTGCCCACCCGACACCTGGCTGGGACGGCGATCGGCGCTCTGGGTCAGGCCCAAAGTCTCGACGAGCTCCTCGACGCGCTCCCGTACCGAACGCCGGGAGGTGCCCGCCAGCTGGAGGGGCAGCGCGATGTTCTGCCGCAGCGTCAGCTCGGGAACGAGGTCTGCCGACTGGAACACGAACCCGACGTTGTGGAGCCGCAGGTCGGAGAGCCGGTCTGCGTCGAGCTCATCCAACCTGTGACCAAGCAGCCAGACCGATCCGGTGACACCTCGCTCCAGGCCCGAGAGGGCGTAGAGCAGGCTGGTCTTGCCGGAGCCTGACGGACCGGTGACGGCAACCGCCTCGGGCCGCGGAAAGGTGACTGACACCTCGCGCAGCACCTGCTGCTGCCCGTACCGCAGCGACAGCTCGTTCGCCCGCAGGATCTCTGTCAATGCCTCCACCTCACGTGGCAAGGATGACGCGTCGCCGACCACGACACCGGCACGTCGGGCCTGCGTCGAGCCGGCAGTTTCGACCGCTCCCCCGAACCGGTCGGTCCCCGACTCCTCGAGGTCGGCGACGCGTCATCATGTGGGTGTCCTCAGGTCCGGCTCTTCTCCTTGCTCGAGCAGTCATCGCCGTACCAGTGCTCCCGACATGCCTGGATGGCGATCGTGTCGTGCACGGTGACGTCACGCCCGCTGATGCAGTAGTCGTAGTCGTAGTCGCCGGCCGAGTTGGCCTGGACGAGCTTCGTCCAGCCGTAGCCGTCGACTCGTCCGTTGAGGTGATCGGTCGCGGTCGAGACGTCGAACACTCCCGAGACGCGGCCGTCCCAGGCGTTGGTGCCCCACTTGCAGCCGGCGGACTTGAAGTTGAAGGTGCCGCCCGACGTGGCCGCGCCTGAGGTCGAGACGTTGAGCGATCCGCTGACGGCCGCAAAAGCTGCTCCCGCCCCCGCGAAGAACAGCGTCGTGGTCGCGACCGTGCCGATGATCAATTTCCGCATCCACATTCTCCTTCTGTGTTGATCCCAGCCGATCGACCAGGACGCCTGGAGGACGCGACAGAGCGCCCGAGAGACAGGTCGGTAGCGCTCTCGCCGTAGCTGACGACCACCGTCTCGAGACCACTCGCGGCGCACCCGCCCGCGCGTCCCGACAGCGCTGTGCCCACGGCACTCCCCCGCCCGTCTTGCCCGGGCCACCGAGAGGCCCGAGGTGAGCGAAGCCTTCCGTCGTCTGGGTCGGACGTCAAGCGATTGGCAATATTTTGACAAACCCAGTAGTCGGTTAATCCGGCGTTCTTTCTCGATTTTCGGACAAGACGGGCGAGAGGGGGTTTCCTACTCGTGACAGATTTCGGGCAACTTTGTGGCAACAGGAGATCTCATGCGTTCGTTCATCACCTCGACCGTCGTGGCTGCCCTCACCGTCCTGGCGCTGGGGGCGTTCGACGGCGCCGACCACTCGGCGGCGACCGCGCCGTCCGCGGACCCGTACTGGTGCTGCTGACGCGGCCTGCGCCGGTCAGCGCGTGCGGTCGGTGGGACGGACGCGTTGCGGCCGTAGTCCGGTCGAGGCAGCACTGCGACGGTACGCATCGAGCGCGGCGTCCGGCATGTCGACCGACTCGAGCAGGTGGGCGAGGTCCAGCCACAGCTGCGCCGTGTGGCGGTCCATGGCTTCTCCTGCGGCGGCGAGCTCCAAGGCAGCCTGTTGGAAGCGCTCGCGTGCCGCATCGAGATCGTCGTCTGCTGCATCGATCTGCCCCAGCAGCACGAGGGAGTCGGCGGTGAGTCGAGGCGACAGGTCCTGCGCCACAGCGCGGGCCTGGAGCGCCAGACGACGGGCCTCGCCCAGGTCCTGCCCGAGGAACTTCGCCTTTGCCAGGTGGAAGGTCGTCCGGGCACGGTCCACGGCCGAGCCACCGAGCGCGTCGAACTCCGCGGCCGCTCGCTCCAGGGCCGCCGTGGCCGACTCGATCTCGGGTGGGTCCAGCTGGAGCTGCATGACCGCGAGCTGCGCCCGCATGCGCGTCACGTTCGACTGGTGGTCGGCCTCCTCCAACAGTGCCAACGCCTTCTCCGCCAGCGGAAGCGCACCCACCGTGTCGCCCGCTTCCGACTGCATCACGCTCGCGTTCCAGTACAACGACGCACGTGCCGTGGGTGAGTTCGACTCGTCCACGAGCGTGACACCTCGGCGGCACATGCTTGCGGCATGCTCGACGTCCCCTCGCTCGAAGTAGCCGGCGGCGACCGTCGCCAGGAGCTGGAGGGCCTCGTCCGTGTGGTCCA is part of the Nocardioides conyzicola genome and encodes:
- a CDS encoding helix-turn-helix transcriptional regulator; its protein translation is MESDLKAALRRTAPADLGERIKGRRLAAGLTQAELGGGDASVGYISRIESGHRRPDFKLLGVIARRLGLTLEQLLLGLVPEDQPPGDRLQLDYAELALKSGEPQRSLALTADLLEKYRSGTHREFLEQIRLVHAAGLEDAGDLRAALDVLQTVLVADVASPATRVRAATSLSRCYREVGDLDRAIAVGESILAELATQDLDHTDEALQLLATVAAGYFERGDVEHAASMCRRGVTLVDESNSPTARASLYWNASVMQSEAGDTVGALPLAEKALALLEEADHQSNVTRMRAQLAVMQLQLDPPEIESATAALERAAAEFDALGGSAVDRARTTFHLAKAKFLGQDLGEARRLALQARAVAQDLSPRLTADSLVLLGQIDAADDDLDAARERFQQAALELAAAGEAMDRHTAQLWLDLAHLLESVDMPDAALDAYRRSAASTGLRPQRVRPTDRTR